The following coding sequences lie in one Thalassoglobus polymorphus genomic window:
- a CDS encoding flagellar biosynthetic protein FliR: MIELVLEATFLLFVRVSAFVAFLPLFGGTRVPRTVKVGLAVTLTVVWFSQFVPGMTLAMSQYGERSWLLFAWMIGREATLGAAMGWLMGMVFIPIRISGAFIAQEMGLTIATLTSASGDGSSNVLSEILDALAVLIFFSFDGHHLFFRIFDASFQLFPVGHQWASVSGEWVMRTIADTTGVGVNLAAPVVMLMFGTTVSLLFIMRQTPQFNLFNFGMPVRLLAGLLALFLFIPDLILRMPVLVERWLMQLS; encoded by the coding sequence ATGATTGAACTTGTTCTCGAAGCAACATTTCTGTTGTTCGTCCGCGTCTCTGCATTCGTGGCTTTTTTGCCGTTGTTTGGTGGAACCCGAGTTCCGAGGACCGTCAAGGTCGGCTTGGCTGTGACTCTTACCGTTGTGTGGTTCTCCCAATTCGTTCCAGGAATGACTCTTGCGATGTCTCAATATGGCGAGCGGTCCTGGTTGCTTTTTGCCTGGATGATCGGACGCGAAGCGACACTTGGAGCCGCGATGGGTTGGCTGATGGGAATGGTGTTCATTCCCATTCGAATTTCTGGAGCTTTCATTGCTCAGGAAATGGGGCTGACGATCGCGACACTGACATCCGCGTCTGGGGATGGGAGTAGCAACGTCCTCTCGGAAATCCTTGATGCTCTGGCCGTTTTGATCTTCTTTTCATTCGATGGGCACCATCTGTTTTTTCGCATTTTCGATGCCAGTTTTCAATTGTTTCCGGTGGGGCATCAGTGGGCTTCCGTGAGTGGAGAGTGGGTCATGAGAACCATCGCGGACACGACTGGGGTCGGTGTGAATCTGGCAGCTCCCGTGGTCATGCTGATGTTCGGGACGACAGTCAGTTTGCTTTTTATTATGCGGCAAACACCGCAGTTTAACCTGTTCAATTTTGGAATGCCTGTGCGGCTGTTGGCTGGGCTGCTTGCATTGTTCCTTTTTATTCCGGACCTCATTTTGCGCATGCCTGTTCTCGTTGAACGTTGGCTGATGCAGCTATCCTGA
- a CDS encoding EscU/YscU/HrcU family type III secretion system export apparatus switch protein, whose translation MSETQDQNKTEEATPRKREHAREEGQVVFSPDLSAGVMLCTVSLFVFLFWEAALDLFSFPLTEAFSGLRLREWETVETILAGKWLLSRILICSGVVFTLTTGTALLASQLQSGPTMTFQPLAPKWDKISPASGWSRLLSLDSLFRGGLSILKLLSSIGISLLLFSIAIHEFRAQTAGLTSMNGGTGPGVIGAGPAGPVLVEQVLIHRLLLSLSGITLLWGIVDFAMRRFRHEQKLKMSKQEVKDEQKEDQVDPQIRNKMRRAQQEAAKRRTLQEVPQATMVITNPTHYAVALKYQAGTMGAPVIVAKGTDAFARRIAEIARENGVPVFERKPLTRALFALADVGDEIPMEYYRAIAELLAHVYRIKGKMSAAS comes from the coding sequence ATGTCTGAAACACAAGATCAAAACAAGACTGAAGAAGCGACTCCTCGCAAACGCGAACATGCGCGTGAGGAAGGTCAGGTCGTCTTTAGCCCTGATCTTTCAGCTGGTGTGATGTTGTGTACTGTCAGCCTGTTTGTGTTTTTGTTTTGGGAAGCCGCTCTGGATCTTTTTTCATTTCCGTTGACCGAAGCCTTCAGTGGGCTGCGGCTTCGTGAATGGGAGACGGTTGAAACAATTCTTGCTGGGAAGTGGTTGCTCTCCCGAATTCTGATTTGCTCTGGAGTCGTGTTCACATTGACAACCGGCACGGCACTGCTGGCATCGCAACTCCAGTCGGGGCCAACGATGACCTTTCAGCCTTTGGCTCCGAAGTGGGACAAAATCTCTCCAGCATCGGGGTGGAGTCGCTTACTGTCGCTGGACAGTCTGTTTCGCGGGGGACTATCAATCTTGAAACTTCTGAGCTCGATAGGAATAAGTCTTCTGTTGTTTTCGATTGCGATTCATGAGTTCCGTGCACAGACGGCAGGACTGACCTCGATGAACGGTGGAACTGGTCCAGGTGTGATTGGCGCAGGCCCAGCCGGACCAGTTCTTGTAGAGCAAGTTCTGATACACCGTCTCTTGCTTTCACTTTCAGGCATCACACTTCTCTGGGGCATCGTCGATTTTGCGATGCGGCGGTTTCGACATGAGCAGAAATTGAAGATGTCCAAACAGGAAGTCAAAGACGAGCAAAAAGAAGATCAGGTTGATCCTCAGATTCGCAACAAAATGAGACGCGCTCAGCAGGAAGCCGCCAAGCGTCGAACGTTGCAGGAAGTTCCTCAGGCGACAATGGTCATCACCAACCCAACACATTACGCGGTCGCCTTGAAATACCAGGCCGGAACGATGGGGGCCCCTGTGATTGTGGCCAAAGGAACCGATGCCTTCGCCAGGAGGATTGCGGAGATCGCCAGAGAAAACGGCGTTCCCGTTTTTGAGCGAAAACCTCTTACGCGAGCATTGTTTGCACTGGCTGATGTCGGCGATGAAATCCCCATGGAATACTACCGGGCGATTGCAGAACTCCTGGCACACGTTTACCGCATTAAAGGGAAGATGAGTGCTGCATCGTAG